One Argentina anserina chromosome 6, drPotAnse1.1, whole genome shotgun sequence genomic window, tcaatcGCATCAGTAGTACAACCACTCGAACTTCCGTATTCAAAATgatgtcaagttcagacaaagataagaaagagtCAAACCTCATTTCACGAAAGCCTGCATTGGAAAGGATCCAAGCACCTAAGGAACAACAAATAAGAAAGAGGAAAATGACCTGTCGAGAAGCGGAGAGCAAAGAAATCCGAAGTCTTATCCCGTCACGCATGAAGAGGCattgtgtgttggaagtggattgcacggatcaactcaaagtgaagcaacataccatcatattaACTGGCCAAAAAGGAGATAGCAACCTCAGTAATGGCAATGAAGATGACATTGTCAAACCTTTTATTTGGGTGCAAATCGATATTTTTGCATTTTTTTAATGGAAACCAGGATCGACTCATTTGAGATGTGAATAAacatactctctctctctcttaggTAGCCGTCTCCTAGGGTTCTTAGGCAACGTCTAGGCACTTTGGTTCTTGTGCAGTGGCTTCACGGCTGCGGCGGTGGTGTTTGATAACAGTGGTTGTATTGGGCTCCCTCGCTTATTGTACCGAGCAATTACCTTTTTTGGCGACGACAATATCATGGTTTCGGTGCCCAATCTTCTAGATGCCCAAAGCAATTGGAAGTGGACTGTTTATTGAGCTTGTATTTTGGGCATTTTGGTCTCGTTTCAAGGTTTGTGTCCACCTATTTTCAGTTGACTATGGGCTTTATGGGGAGGCACCCTCGGCATAGAATGAACTTGGAGAGTTGGAGGTACTTATCtaacatgtcatgtttcctGTTCCGGTACTTATTTTGCCTTTATGGTTATTCAATTACAAATTTTCCTATGGTTAGGGTTTAGTTTTTAAGGAATTTTGTGTGATTCATTTTTTTCCGTGGTCCTTGAGGTCGTTTGATGTTCAAGTTGATTTCCTTACATTATTAATATATGGAGTAACCGTTATTtatctaaaataaaaaaagttaaTAATAATCTTTataaagtaaaatgaaaatataaaacaagTGTTTAGAACGATTGAAAATGGTGAAAAAGTGaatatgaaaaaaagaagaagcataCATGAGTAACTCTCTTGACGTGTCCATGTTCTCTAAACGAATCACTCATTTTCTCATATTAACTACAAAATTACACAACACAATAGTGAAAATTTTTGATGACAGTCATCATCCTACTTATTCCACAAGCTTCCTTGGAGTTGGGAAAGGCCAACCAAAATCactacttttttttcttggataaaaccaaaaccacaacTTAATTATGATGGAATAGAGTTGAGATCTGCCTGATTAAATTAAGTATCCAGATGGCACGACCAGGAGATCCCCATTTTTCACCTCATCATTGGTCCTTACCGAAACCCAAACTCACCCGCACGGTGGCTTTATCATTTTTATCCCATCCGATAAaacataataaataaaatcCCCGAATAGCCATTAATGAtctccctctcttctctctcgctcCCTCTGGTTTTTGTTGAGCCCCTTTCGCTCGCTCGAACCCTAACCCTTTCCGATTAATcggcaaaacaaaaaaacggCGAGGAAATGCAGCACCAGAGGCTGAAGCAGCAGCAAGCTCTGATGCAGCAGGCTCTCCTTCAGCAGCATTCTCTCTACCACCCCGGCCTCCTTGCTCCGCCTCAGGTTACCCCCACCTCCGATTCCTCTTCTACTTCTTCGCTTTTGAATCTTAATTTTGGATTTCCAGTCGGGTCCGATTGACCCTGCCAGCTTCGATTGTGTTTCTGTGCTGGGTGGGGTTGTGGGGAGCTAGGGTTAGAGTGTCGGTTTCGGAATCAAAATTGTGATTTGATTCTgaatttttgtttgaattttggttGTTTGTGATGTGTATTTTGAGCTGAATTGAGCTCGGTGTTTGGGGATTTCGTGGTTGAGTGTTTGGGAAGTTGAATACTTTAGCATTGTGATTTGTTTTCTCGGAATTTGAGACTCCATAGCCATTTGCGGCTGCGTGTGATGTTTATGATGTAGTTAAGAAATTGAATAACGTGCTCTGAAGTTGCCCTCTTTAGGTAAAGTTTACTTCTTCCCCAGAAAATTTCCCCCTTGTTGAAGCACTAGTATTCTAATTTGTAGGTAATGCTAGTATTTTGTTGTTGAAGCGCTAGTATTTTAATTCGTAGGTATCTGTACAAGTATCTATCAAAACTGATTATATGTTTAGGTTGGGATACCTTGTTTAGTTGATAAAGAAGTAGAAGTTTGATTTGCTATCATTTAGGcttcttttattttgcttttACTTAtaggtttcttttcttttccttttacaTTTTCACTTTTGCAGATAGAGCCAATCCCAAGTGGAAATCTGCCTCCTGGTTTTGATCCAAGTACTTGCCGCAGTGTGTGAGTGTTTGTCTagacaaattttattttattttccttttacGCTCCACCTCCATGCTTAATTGAGTGTCATTGTACTCCTTAGTTTCCTTACCCATAGATCTATATagaattagttttttttctctttcatttcttttaaGTTTTCACTTCTATTTGCCACGTTCTGGAAATAGAGACTGATTTCCTGATATTATAGTCACTAATTCCAGTTTTACTAACCCTTCATGTCAAAAGATTATTAGACACTGTTGACTTTATGAattgtttttttgtctttCCCGGTTGAGAGTTCATAGTGCCCCTTTTAGAGTAATTTTCATTTCTGTTCCTGTTCTTAATACTtgcattttctttatttttgagaACTTCAGGTATGTCGGTAATATCCATACCCAGGTGACAGAACCACTTCTTCAAGAGGTCTTTGCAAGTACAGGTGCTGTTGAAAGCTGTAAACTTATAAGAAAGGATAAGGTAAGCTAGGACTCATCTGCATCCCCTCCAAACCCTTCTGGTTAATCCAAAAAACAAGTCTGCTATTGAACACTTCTGGGACTCACTAAGTTACTATCTGCATACGTGATTTTACCAACTTATGATCATATTGCCGTTCCTGGCTTTTGCAGTCATCCTATGGGTTTGTCCACTATTTTGATCGCAGATGTGCTGGTCTTGCTATATTGTCTCTCAATGGAAGACAACTGTAAGTACATATCTCATATATGTTCCATCTGATTGTTCTGTACATATCTCTTTGTTTTATCTTACACCTTGTGTTCTGGTTTGCAGGTTTGGACAGCCTATCAAAGTGAATTGGGCATATGCCAGTGGTCAGAGGGAAGATACATCTGGTTtgttctcttcatttttcctCCTTCTGGAACTCATATGGGTGATTTTCCAGCATGTATAAGATGATCCTGTCTTTTCTCTTTGCAGGTCACTTCAACATTTTCGTAGGTGATCTCAGTCCTGAGGTTACTGATGCCACATTATTTGCATGCTTTTCTGTTTATTCtagttgttcgtaagtgtctCTTCTCATGAATTGGTCTCTCAAatatctctgtttttttttttggttcttttgtCAAACAATACATGTGATGAAGCTCTAGAATCTTTATTACAGATTAAGCttattatattttctttttgttgttggGTTGGCCTAATTTGATTTCTGTTCGTCTTAGAGATGCAAGAGTCATGTGGGATCAGAAGACTGGGCGCTCTAGAGGCTTTGGGTTTGTCTCATTCCGGAACCAACAGGTAGCATCTTCTTGAGCAGAAATGAATAGATCAAAGATTTGGTGTCTTTTGCAAATATCTGGAATTTTGAAtctgttttcttttgtttctgttgAAATTCATTGTGAGTTTAATTTTCGAAACcctaaagaaatattattaggCTTTGACATAGTGAGATCAAATTTCTTTTAGTCACTTTTAAAGCATTAGCCTCAACCTATCCAGTGCTTCATAATTGTTCTTCATACGTAAGAAAATTCTCATcatatttaattttctttcaggatgctcaaagtgcaataaaTGACTTAAATGGTAAGAACAATGATATAGTTTTTCGTTTTAAATTCGTCTGTATGTATATTGAAACCAAGAATGCAAGGGACTGATGGGTGCTACAACTTGATTAAACTGGAGGGAGGGAAAAAATGGATATGGTCACTGGTCCATTTTGGATACCTGCCTTGACAACTTTTACATGCCGAGCcagcttttttttctttcaattggTTTACTTGTTTGAGGTGTTTCTTTTCCTATAATATGTAAGATGTTAGCAATCGAGTTAGAGCCTCTATATATGTTCACTGATTAATTTTTCACTCATGGCTTTTATATGAACTGTTATTGGAGCAAGGTTCTTATACTAATTCATTTATTCAGTTCCGAGATACTATAAGTACTGCAGCCTTTTAGTTTATTCTCTGGCCCTTAACTTTAACTTTAACTTTGTAAGTCATAAGTGCCAGTTTCTTCAACTGGCAGCTATAGAGTAGATTTTTAAAAAGTATAGAAGCGTGGAAAAAGTTTCACATAGGGCTGCTACGCACTGGTGTGGGCCAACAATTTGGTGGCATCACTTTATGTTACACAGAGCGCACCTAATAGGCAGCTGCACTAGCCATGTGCTGTAGCTGCCTATCCGAATGACTCATAGTTACAAGCCCTTGTAGCTTCCTAGTTTACTTATAGGGCCCGCAATTTCATGTTCCATATTTCTCACCATAGTCTGAACTCTATGGTGAAATGTGCAGGTAAGTGGCTTGCCAGTAGACAGATACGCTGCAACTGGGCAACAAAAGGTGCTGGTACCAATGAGGATAAGCAGAGTTCAGATGCCAAGAGTGTGGTGGAACTAACAAATGGTTCCTCAGGTGAGTCCAGGTTCATGCttgatatgaaagaaactactTCCCAAAAAAAGTGATATTCACTTGACTGGCATTGGCATGAATtaaattttccttttcttttattgtttgtgTGAGAGATTGAGATTTTTCTATGCTGTCTTTGAGAAACTCATATTCTCTTTTGATTCTGCAGAAGACGGAAAAGAGCCAACAAACAATGAGGCTCCCGAGAACAACGCCCAATATACCACAGTCTATGTTGGCAATCTTGCTCCAGAGGCaagacaatttcttatttacTAGTTATCTccgtcctctctctctctctctctctctctctctctatatatatatatatatatatatataatattcatGAATGTCCGTCTCTATTCGTCACATATTAATTTCAACTACCCCAAGGAAGTAGTGGCAGAACTGAGGTTGAGTTTCAACTTTAAGTATTGGTGCTTATTAATCTATGTGGGGAGGTTAAAGATGCAGAGAACAAATTGAAGAACAGTACTTGCATTAGAAATTCTAGTGCCATCAGTGGTTGTAGTGGCAGAACTGAGGTTGAGTTTCAACTTTCAGTATTGGTGATTATCAATCTATGTGGGGAGGTTAAAGATGCAGAGAACAAATTGAAGAACAGTACTTGCATTAGGAACTCTAGTGCCATCAGTGGTTTGAAACCTgttccttttgttttgttacaGGTCACTCAGCTTGATCTTCATCGTCACTTCTACGCTCTTGGTGTTGGAGTCATTGAAGAGGTTCGGCTTCAGCGCGATAAGGGATTTGGATTTGTCAGGTTTAATACTCATGGTGAGGCAGCTCTGGCTATACAGATGGGAAATACTCAGTCGAATCTTTGTGGAAGACAGATAAAGGTGGGTTTTATGCTATAATTTGTATATTGCAACTCTCAAGATTGCTGGCACACATTGTGGGTTGGTGTTTTGCATTTACTTGTTGGACTATATTCATGTCACtgaattttgttttcataGTTTTCATTTCTATGTATCAACAGCTGAGTTGTTTGTTGTGGTTGCAGTGCTCTTGGGGCAGCAAGCCTACTCCAGCAGGAACAGTCTCAAATCCACTCCCTCCCCCAGCTGCAGCGGTGCCTTTACCAGGCCTCTCTGCAACTGACCTGTTGACCTATGAGCGGCAACTAGCAATGAGCAAGATGGGTGGTGTCCATGCCCTCATGCACCCTCAGGGACAGATTCCTCTTAAGCACGGGGCTATGGGAATGGGCACCGCTGGAGCAAGCCAGGCTATATATGATGGTGGATTCCAGAGTGTTGCTGCTGCCCAGCAGCTCATGTACTACCAGTAATAATGTACAAGATAAATGCGACAGCCTACATATATTCCTGCACTATGCAGGCGTTATCCGAGAGATATAAACCCCTTAGGAAGCTATTTATTGTTTATCCCTCCCTTATGTGGAGAGGTTACCCTGTCTTATATGCTTGCTATCTGTGTATGGATATGTAACATGTATGATCTCCCGTCTtcctccctttttttttttttttaatgatgaGAGTTTATTGTTATCAAGATTGTTGGCCTTTTTTCTTTAACCACGGTGAAGCATGTAAAACCCACTTTGGTATGGTTGGCTAAGCAAATAGATGAAGAGTTTTGGTTAGGAGTTGTGCATATTACCAACATTTTGTGCAATTTTCTCAACACGGGTGGATTATTAGTATCTTGGCATTTCTACCTGTGGGCTTGTATGAAGTGAATAATAGCTTTCCTTAACAGTCACAAATTTAAGATACAATATCTAACAAATGATTTCATCCATCAAAACTGACTCTAGATATCAAAGTGAAACTAACATGGTTGACCTTGATGGGAACACGAGACGGGTAAGAGGCATCCTACAAGAAAGAACTACTAACAGTAAACCAACAACAAATTGATCCGCAGGCATTTCCAGGTGAAAAGTCATCCGCACCTTTCTCATGATAATCCATACCAACTCCAGTAAATTCATGTGACAAACTTCTGTTCTTAAAGCTGGTTCAGTCTTGCTCCAACCTTGCTATATAATTGTCATAGTACTTTCCTGCGCTCTCAAGATCTCCAAGTTCCGTATAACAATCAGCAATCGCTCCATAAGCTTCTGTGTTTCCCGAGTCTTCACCTTCTCGCTCAGAGATGGCCAAAACCATAGAATGGTACTTGATGGCATCTCGATACTGGCCCTGTCTTTGTAGTGAGGCTCCTGAGAGATGCAAATCAAATTACTTgaagaaaacacaaaaaattatatatataccgcAGCAGTCCCAGTTGAATCTAAGATATAAGACCAACTAATGCAGTTAGTAGTCTGTTACAAATATAGCCAAGTAAATGTTATAACAtaatttatgttttcatttgttGCTCCGAACAGTTGCATTGGCTTTTTTTTTACCTAGGAACCTTGCAACTGTTTCCTTACTTGTCAATGAATGAGTTTGGGATCTCTCCTTAAGTTCTATTTGCACATCATACAATGACAGGGCTTAACTAATGAAACTCCAATGTGTCTAGGCTACTCTGAGTATTATATTAGTAAATGAGAGAGGAGTAATGAAAAAAAGGAATGAAAACAGACCTAGACCCCTTGCAGCTTTCTTCTCCTCAATCGAGTCCTTTAAAGTTTGAGCCATCTCCAGAGCTGCCTTAAACTCAATAGATGCGTTCTGTGGTTCTTGATTTCTCAAAAAGTTTTTCCCAGCCTTCAATCGAGAAATCAACTCATGCTTCCTTGGATCAACTATAACCTCACTCTCTGGTATTCTTCCACTGGGAGCATAACTCAAAGTGGGAGCATATGATTCAATCTTAGCTTGTCTTCTCAGAGCAGTATTAATCTGTCGTAACTGTTCATTCACTCGCTGTAATTCCCCTTTCCTCTGCCGAGCAACCAGCCCTATGATACAAACACTAAGCTATCAACGATATAATGAATACTTTTCAATAAAGACATCCTTccaaaaaaatgtaaaattactTGATACATGTTAACTATTATACTCTATGTGGAACATTAACAATTCTGATCATAAAGCAAGTAATATCTTACCACCAACGGCAGCCCCTATAAGGGCAACAGATAGCAGCAGAGGCATGTTAAAAAAGGAGTCATCAGCCTCACATGTTTCAGCCAAAGCTTTCAAAGGTGTTGCGAAAATTAAGGCATTACCAAGCAGAAGCTCCATTCCTGGGAATCTTAATTTATCTACCTGCAAAAGTAATCACCAAAAATAAGCACATGCATCTTAGTAAAACTAGACAAACTGAAAACATCTCATCATGACAATATTCGCGACATCTACCAGTCTGATTGCCATTTATCCCCTGGAGGTTAGGAATGTGTACAAGTATACAATGCCTCCAACACGTGTTATAAACCCGGGAATCAGCATATTGGCAAAATTAGATCACCCCAACCTCCCAAGGATATAGATAGAAGCTGATAAAGGATGAACTCACCATCATACCTGACATTTTTCAGCCGGCAGCCTCTCCAACAGCTCATTCTGATTGTTTCCAAATGCTGCCACAACCTTTTCGACTCTAAATGGAAGAAACGTCGACTTCCATGGTTCTATCAATGAAAAACACTTCATCTCAATATACAGGTACAATCCAAATAAAGAACAAACATTGTTCAAGTGATCACCTCTAATTCCAACCCTTCAAGTTACTTGGCATTATAGAAAACACATTCTATCTGATAATGTTAACAGTTATCCAATAATAATGATAACAGTATGACATTTTCACATTGTCAAAACTATAAAAGGAGGAAACTTTTCGATTTCTGAACAAGCTACATTTGAATTGGTAGAGACCCTTTTACTGAAATGTGATGATTCTGAGCTCATTGAACAAACATGAAACCAAACTGTGGGAAAGTAAAGATTGGTAGTAGACATTCAAAAGAGTAAGCAGTTGGGGGGGGGTGCTACAGAAGTTACCGGAAAGGTTGGACTTGCTGGGGAACTTACCGGAGCGCCGAGATCGGCGGGAGGAGTTGGGGTGAGTGAAGAAGCAAGAGAAACGACCGACCACTGCCATTGCTGCTGGTTTGGATAAACTGTGGGTTTTTCGATATAAAGAGAATGTTTGATCGCGTAAAGTGACCACActctaagataaaattacagTTTTGCCATTTTGACGTGTGaagaaagtaaaaaaaattcaataaaacgAAGAAAATGATAAATCGTAATTTTGACGCGTTTCCTCTGAGGATTATAAATCCGAGTGAGGAGAGGAGAAGGAACAAGAAATGTTTCCTCTTACCTACACCAAGTTCTGGTCATCCACAAATTTCTAAACTCAGATGATGAACAAGATGAAATTCTCCAAGTTCGTACGCCCCCAAGTTCCCAATCAAGAAAGAAGTTCTGCTACTTCTTCTTCTGTGCTCCCTGAAAACCCTAAAGTGAACAAGAAGTGTTCACTTTCAGTTGTCGATTAGAAAGTGGCGAACAAGAAGATGAAGGTTGTCGTCTTCTATTCGTCCCTTGTCGCCAAAATCACACCGCAGTGCTTTGCTAAAGATCTGCTATGCCGATACAATTTTGAGAGCTCAGAAGAAAATTGAGGAGACTGCAAGCGACGCGTTCAAAGTCCAAAAGGAGTCAGCGGAGAAGAGACAAGTTGAAGAAAACAAGAAGTTTGAAGCGCAGTTGAGAGAGGCACAGAAGTTGGCTGATCTAGCGTCCAAAAAGAAACAAGTAGCACAAAGATTGGCTGGTCTTGagtgcaagaaagaacaagaggCAATTGAAAAGGAAAGACAACGAGTAGAACAAGTCCGTAGAGAACAAcaaaggagaagagagaggcTGGTTCGTGAAAAGATGGAGGCTGCCGCTGCTGTATGTGAGAAACCTTACTGCTGCACATTGAAGGACATTGGCATTTTGCGTCGGTGTGATCACGCCTGGTCATGGGGTCATTGGGGGTGTGTGGGGAGGGCAATACCGACCGCCGTTGGAGAAGATAGGTCTCTTCATCAAGGAAGATTGCGGAGTTGATTTGCAAAGGGCTAAATTGGAGGAAGGGGAGATCAATGAAGAGTTGGAGAAATGAGAAATCATTGAGGACTTAGAAGAAGGAGAAATTTATTGATATCATTGGTTTATTCAAGTTTTGCATCAATTTGTGGTACTGTACatccagtggcggatccaggattTATAGGTGGGGTGagcttaaattttttttttgccttaaAAATCTCAGTTTGGGATCATTATGAGAAGATCTACAAAGATAAACTCAAGTCCATAAGCAAACTCATGCTTTGACTGTAAGTATTAGAAGAACCTTGATGTTAATCAAGATAGTACCGcacaagaaaaataagaatagGTTCATTTCCACACTGATGATTGTATGAGACTATGAGGAGCTTTATAGCTAACCCAGCTGCATTGATAGTTCATGTCTTTTTGTGCCTCTTTTTACACAAAAAAATCCACATTTTCAAATAAATTTTGGCGTTTTGGTGAGAATTATCAACATTGGTATCTTTACCAAATATAGAGTCAGCTAATGGAATTTTAGACGAGCAATTTTGTGGTTGCAGACCACTTCTCTGCGTTTCAGTACCCATATTTCTCTCTAACCAGGACagtacaaattttttttttatgaaatggCAATGTTAGGCACTTGCGTAttagaagaaacaaaaagtatAAGTGAATGATGGAATGCCCCAATGTGCTTTTGTAAAACTGCAGCAAGGAATGTAGGCCTTACTTATGTCTTGATGAATTACACACAGAAGTGATAAATGTGAGATATAAGGACAACATGCACTACACTACTACCCTCTCTATGTCTATGTCTTCTTGTCTAGGTTAATTTTACATGTATAATTTGTGAATATGAATTCACCAACAACAATCAATATATGCAGATATTAGATCTGTTCAACAAGGCGCCTCTTAATAGTATCTGGTTCAGGGTTCGCTTCTTTCTCAGCAGCAGATGAAAGGTGgaatatcatcatcatccgtAAGATACTTCTGCACATAATATATAATGATTGCAATAAGATACTTCTCCCTTtttccatttgtttttgtttttaccattTGACCCAACCAGGAAAAGAGGGGTGAACAACTCAACAAAGAGAACTCCAGACGACATGTCGTCCAGCTAGTCCAAACCCCTGGAGCAAAACCCAGTCTTACTCTCTGTAAAACCCAAACGAAGCCTTCAAATTGTAACCCTCAACACTCGtcgctcctcctcctcctcctcttcccgCCCTCCGCTAGGGTTTCCACCGGCGACGGACTTCGACATGGACGCCTCCCCCAGCTACTTCGACCCCGAAAACCTCTCCACCCGCGAGCAATTCCGCCGCTACGGGTtcgtcctctctctctctctctctctctctataatctcaaatctcaataattcaaaatcaaaactcaaatttacTATAATCAGTGAAACTCGATTTCAATTCTTAATGATTATGACTGTGCAATGCCATATCAAATCTGTGTACCAATCGAACCTGCTAGACCTAATTTGTGATTTTGAAACCAGGAAAAGGCACCCGAGCTCGAGCATTTCGCCCTACCGAGACGACTCGGCTTCTTCCCCCTCCAGGCTACTCTATGATAGCCTGAACAACCTCCACAGCCCCACCAACACTGCACTTCTTCTTGAACATATCAAACAAGAAGCAGACAGCACCACTTCTACTCCTGCTGCAGCAAAGATTTGCTCCGTGGGGAAAAGGCGGTCCTCCTTTGATGTCACTGAGGTGGATGACACTGCCGAGGAGGCCGGCCGCTCCTCGTTGAAGCTCTTCAAGCACGAGGAGGACGCCCTGGCTGACGATGGAGACACCACTTTCGCCCTGTTCGCGTCGCTGCTCGACTCTGCTCTTCAAGGTTTACTCAGCTAGATTGTACTTGACGGCACTGCGATTTTTAGTTGTGTTGTATGACTGGAGTTTGGTGGTACATTTTTGGTTTCAGGGGTGATGCCTTTTCCGGACCTGATACTTAAACTAGAGGAGTCTTGCAGAGATGTTTCGGAGTCGATTATGTATGTCCTCGTTTCGACAGTAGTTGCAATGTATCTATTAGTGTTGCGAATGTGCATTTGTTTGTGTATAAATGTGATGTTCGGCTATTCTCTAGGTATGGTTCCAATATACGGCATCGGGTTGTAGAAGATAAGTTGATGAGGCAGAAGGCTCAGCTCCTGCTTGATGAGGCTGCTTCTTGGTCCCTCTTGTGGTACCTCTTTGGGAAAGGTAATTTCTGTCTCTAATCCGTACTCTTAGGCTATATGATGTCCTTCATGTCCATAGTTACATACTATGTGCTACGAGTTATTGTGTGAGAGTTTAGTTTTCTTTGTGCAGGGACTGAAGATATCCCTAAAGAACTCGTCCTGGTAATTCATTTTCCCTAAAGACCTAAATATATCAATTCTTTTTGTTGAACTTGTAAAGTTCAAAAAAAGCTCATGGAGGAGTTTATTCTAATATTATTATATTGACCCATGTCAGTTTCCTTCAACTTCACATTTGGAGGCTTGCCAGTTTGTTGCAGACGATCTTACAGCACAATTATGCCTACGAATTGTTCAATGGCTAGAAGGCTTAACTTCCAAAGCACTTGATCTGGAAAGAAAGGTTGCACTTACTGCTTCATATTTTATTGCCGAATATCTTAAAATTTGCACAATCCGTCAAGATTATCATCCATTAGGCAAGTTTGTGGTCTTTTTGTTATTGTCTATGTGGAGAATATAACCCTTTATTAACCTTCAATGAATGTGTGAGTCTTACATACCAACCAGTTTTGAATTGGAATCTCTCAAATGCTTGTAGGTACGAGGGTCTCATGTTGGTGCCTGTCTCCCAAGCTCTGGAATTTGGTTTCATACTCAACGATATCTTAAGAAAGGAGCATCCAGTACAAATACTGTTCATCACTTGGATTTTGATGCTACGACACGTGAACATGCTCAACTACGACCTGATGACAAAGTATTGTTTTGGTTTcctttcaaattttttcatgTTTGCTGAAATTTCATAGTTTTGTCCAGTTCCTTTACTGcaaacatatatgtatatatgtatattttacAAAACATGTT contains:
- the LOC126796673 gene encoding oligouridylate-binding protein 1C, which translates into the protein MQHQRLKQQQALMQQALLQQHSLYHPGLLAPPQIEPIPSGNLPPGFDPSTCRSVYVGNIHTQVTEPLLQEVFASTGAVESCKLIRKDKSSYGFVHYFDRRCAGLAILSLNGRQLFGQPIKVNWAYASGQREDTSGHFNIFVGDLSPEVTDATLFACFSVYSSCSDARVMWDQKTGRSRGFGFVSFRNQQDAQSAINDLNGKWLASRQIRCNWATKGAGTNEDKQSSDAKSVVELTNGSSEDGKEPTNNEAPENNAQYTTVYVGNLAPEVTQLDLHRHFYALGVGVIEEVRLQRDKGFGFVRFNTHGEAALAIQMGNTQSNLCGRQIKCSWGSKPTPAGTVSNPLPPPAAAVPLPGLSATDLLTYERQLAMSKMGGVHALMHPQGQIPLKHGAMGMGTAGASQAIYDGGFQSVAAAQQLMYYQ
- the LOC126796674 gene encoding protein FLUORESCENT IN BLUE LIGHT, chloroplastic isoform X1, with translation MSGMMVDKLRFPGMELLLGNALIFATPLKALAETCEADDSFFNMPLLLSVALIGAAVGGLVARQRKGELQRVNEQLRQINTALRRQAKIESYAPTLSYAPSGRIPESEVIVDPRKHELISRLKAGKNFLRNQEPQNASIEFKAALEMAQTLKDSIEEKKAARGLGASLQRQGQYRDAIKYHSMVLAISEREGEDSGNTEAYGAIADCYTELGDLESAGKYYDNYIARLEQD
- the LOC126796674 gene encoding protein FLUORESCENT IN BLUE LIGHT, chloroplastic isoform X2, translated to MAVVGRFSCFFTHPNSSRRSRRSEPWKSTFLPFRVEKVVAAFGNNQNELLERLPAEKCQVDKLRFPGMELLLGNALIFATPLKALAETCEADDSFFNMPLLLSVALIGAAVGGLVARQRKGELQRVNEQLRQINTALRRQAKIESYAPTLSYAPSGRIPESEVIVDPRKHELISRLKAGKNFLRNQEPQNASIEFKAALEMAQTLKDSIEEKKAARGLGASLQRQGQYRDAIKYHSMVLAISEREGEDSGNTEAYGAIADCYTELGDLESAGKYYDNYIARLEQD